In Mucilaginibacter sp. KACC 22063, the genomic stretch CGATGCACCCGAAGGACAAGAAAATTGGTTCGTCATGATTAACGTTCCTGCAAACAGCGGACAGGATTGGGACGTTTTGATTGAAGAAGCCAGGCAAAATATCATCAGTAAGCTAAGCCGTTTGTTAAAGGAAGATGTAGCTGCATTGATAACCTGCGAAAGTATATTGGATCCGCGAAGCATAGAGGGAAAAACATCATCGTACCAGGGTTCGCTTTATGGTACCAGCTCAAACAATAGGTTCGCGGCATTTTTACGCCATGCAAACCGGTCGAACAAAGTTAAAAACCTTTATTTCTGTGGGGGGAGTGTCCATCCCGGAGGCGGAATACCTCTGGCATTGCTCTCGGCAAAAATTGTGAGTGAATGGGTATAACAGAGTCCAGAAATGAGAGGCCAGAGACGAGAAACCAGTGATGAGAATCTTATATTTCAATTCTTATTTTTTGCATCTAAGCCTTATCTTGCCTCTCCATGATTGAGCCTAAGAAAAACACTCTGATTGCTTCGTTTTTTCACCGCTATATACTGCGTATCGTTAAAAAAAACTTTCAGGCTGTTAATTTTAATCAGGTGAATATTAATGCGGACAAGTCGGTGCTTTTGCTGCCTAATCATTATAGCTGGTGGGACGGCTTTTTGATATATTATTTAAACGCGGTGTACTTAAAAAAGAAGTTCCATGTGATGATACTGGAGCAAACAGGTAAAAAATTCTTTTTTATGAAATATCTGGGGGCTTATACGGTCAATAAAGGCTCAAAAGATGTAATTACCTCACTTGAATACACCGCAAAGCTTTTACAAGACCCCCAAAACCTGGTGCTCATCTTTCCACAGGGGACATTGTATTCAAATTTTACGGATGATATTAAATTTCAAAATGGATTATCGCGGGTAATAAAACAGGCAGCGGGTGCATTTCAAACCCTTTTTGCTGTAAGCTTTATGGAAACATTACAGTACAAAAAGCCTTTGGTAAATATTAACTTGCAGCTGCATGCAGATCACGTTATGGACATGGAAACTTTAAAGAAAAGTTTTCAGGAGTATTATAGTCAGTGCAAACTTGCACAAGGTAAAATCGTTGTATAAAGGTGGTTATTCTTCTTTCTGTCATCTTCTTTTTCATCATCCTCCGTTTCGCGGTTACACTATTCAACTTTGTATCAAATCCAAAGCTGCGCCGTGTTACCAAAAGGTATGATGACAAAGTTTCCATCTTAATCCCCGCACGTAATGAGGCAGGAAGAATATTAAACCTGCTGGAATCTATAGCAGAACAGGAATACAGCAATTACGAGGTGATCATTCTTGATGACAATTCGGAGGATCATACTTATGAATTGTGCAATGATTTTGCAGCGAGCCATGAGAAGTTTAGAGTTATCAAAGGGCAGCAGCTTCCTAAAGGCTGGCTTGGGAAAAACTACGCCTGCTACCAGTTAGCAAGACTGGCAACAGGTAAGTATTTGTTGTTTCTGGATGCTGACGAAGAAATTGAAAACGGACTTATCAATAGTTCTGTACACCGCATGCACGTAAATAACCTGGCTTTGCTTAGCTTATTCACCGACCAGGTAATGGTAACCTTTGGCGAGAAAGTGGTAGTGCCGTTAATGCATTATATACTGCTTAACCTGTTACCAATACGGCTGATTTATTTATCTAAAAATCCTGCATTTTCTGCTGCAAGTGGACAATTCATGATGTTTGATGCTGCGGAATATCACCATCGCCAATGGCACGAAATGGTTAAAGACAAGGTGGTAGAAGATATCGAAATTATGCGGCAGGTAAAAACCAATAGGTTAAAAGGCGAAGCAATTTTAGCCAATGGCATGATCAGTTGCCGCATGTACAATAGCTACAATGAAGCCATTGAAGGCTTTAGCAAAAACTTTCTGGCACCGTTTAATTACAGCATCCCTGGCTTTATGCTTTATATACTGTTGCTGATAGGTGGCCCTTTGATTGTAATTGCTACTTTGAATCTGCAATTAATATTTTTTATGTGCGGTATTATTGTTTTAGGCCGTACCATGATCTCATTTTTATCAGGGCAAAGCGACAGGATTAATACCTTCCTGCATCCGCTGCAAATGTTAAGCCTCGTGGTTATTGCCGTTAGCGCTATACAAAAACAACTTACTAAAACCAATACATGGAAAGGCCGGCGCGTTTAAATAAAAATATTGCAATAGCAATTATCGTATTATTTCATGCAGTAGGGTTGTTCGGGCTAATGATGCCTGCATTCCAATCGTCTTTTTTGAGGATAGTTCCATTTCACTTATTGCTGATGTTCGTGGTGATTCTATTAAGTCATGATAGCCCTAATGCCAAATTTATAAGCTTTGCGTTAATTGTTTATCTGCTTGGTTTTATTGCAGAATGGGTTGGCGTGCATAAAAACTGGATCTTTGGCAATTATAATTATGGTAAAACATTGGGCGTAAAGTTGTGGGATATCCCTTTAACTATTGGGCTTAATTGGTTTATGCTGGTTTATGCAGCAGGGGTTACCATGCAATATAGCACCTTAAAAAATAAATGGCTGCGTATCATTCTGGGTTCAATCTTATTGGTGCTGCTCGATTTTTTGATCGAACCGGTAGCCATGCGGTTTGATTACTGGCAATGGTTAGATAATATCGTTCCTCTTAAAAACTACCTGGGCTGGTTTGCAGTAGGTGCCTTGATGCTATTTCTGTTCGAGCAGTTTAAATTTAAAAAACAAATCTGGGTAGCTCCGCTGTTATTGGCAGTACAGTTTTTATTTTTTCTGATACTGGCTAATACTGACGTAGCCATGTAATACAATTATCAACTTTTGCAGTAACTTTGCATTATGGGCGAATATAATTTGCAAGTGACTATAGACCAGGATTCTGGTTTTTGCTTTGGTGTTGTTTATGCAATTGACATGGCCGAAGAA encodes the following:
- a CDS encoding 1-acyl-sn-glycerol-3-phosphate acyltransferase, with protein sequence MIEPKKNTLIASFFHRYILRIVKKNFQAVNFNQVNINADKSVLLLPNHYSWWDGFLIYYLNAVYLKKKFHVMILEQTGKKFFFMKYLGAYTVNKGSKDVITSLEYTAKLLQDPQNLVLIFPQGTLYSNFTDDIKFQNGLSRVIKQAAGAFQTLFAVSFMETLQYKKPLVNINLQLHADHVMDMETLKKSFQEYYSQCKLAQGKIVV
- a CDS encoding glycosyltransferase family 2 protein; protein product: MVILLSVIFFFIILRFAVTLFNFVSNPKLRRVTKRYDDKVSILIPARNEAGRILNLLESIAEQEYSNYEVIILDDNSEDHTYELCNDFAASHEKFRVIKGQQLPKGWLGKNYACYQLARLATGKYLLFLDADEEIENGLINSSVHRMHVNNLALLSLFTDQVMVTFGEKVVVPLMHYILLNLLPIRLIYLSKNPAFSAASGQFMMFDAAEYHHRQWHEMVKDKVVEDIEIMRQVKTNRLKGEAILANGMISCRMYNSYNEAIEGFSKNFLAPFNYSIPGFMLYILLLIGGPLIVIATLNLQLIFFMCGIIVLGRTMISFLSGQSDRINTFLHPLQMLSLVVIAVSAIQKQLTKTNTWKGRRV
- a CDS encoding carotenoid biosynthesis protein, translating into MERPARLNKNIAIAIIVLFHAVGLFGLMMPAFQSSFLRIVPFHLLLMFVVILLSHDSPNAKFISFALIVYLLGFIAEWVGVHKNWIFGNYNYGKTLGVKLWDIPLTIGLNWFMLVYAAGVTMQYSTLKNKWLRIILGSILLVLLDFLIEPVAMRFDYWQWLDNIVPLKNYLGWFAVGALMLFLFEQFKFKKQIWVAPLLLAVQFLFFLILANTDVAM